In the Gossypium arboreum isolate Shixiya-1 chromosome 10, ASM2569848v2, whole genome shotgun sequence genome, one interval contains:
- the LOC108489354 gene encoding importin beta-like SAD2 yields MDLPSLTLVLQAALSSNPAERKAAEQSLNQFQYTPQHLVRLLQIIVDNNRDIAVRQFASIHFKNFIAKNWAPHDPNEQQKISPSDKDVVRDNILVYVAEVPPLLRVQLGECLKTIINADYPEHWLRLLDWVKHNLQDQLVYGALFVLRILARKYEFKSEEERTPVQHIVEETFPHLLNIFNKLVQIDKPSVEVADLIKLVCKIFWSSIYLEIPKQLLDPNVFNAWMMLFLNVLERPVPQEGQPLDPELRKSWGWWKVKKWTVHILNRLFTRFGDLKLRNPENRAFAQMFQKNYAGKVLEFHLNLLGIIRVGGYLPDRVTNLVLQYLSSSISKDSMYTLLQPQLDVLLFEIVFPLMCFNDNDQKLWEEDPHEYVRKGYDIIEDLYSPRTASMDFVSELVRKRGKENLQKFIQFIVEIFKRYDSAPVEVKPYRQKDGALLAVGALCDKLKQTEPYKSELEHMLMQHVFPEFRSPVGHLRAKAAWVAGQYAHINFSDQNNFRQALHTIFSGLRDAELPVRVDSVFALRSFVEACRDLNEIRPILPQLLDEIFKLMNEVENEDLVFTLETIVDKFGEEMAPYALGLCQNLAAAFWRCMNTAEADDEADDPGALAAVGCLRAISTILESVSRLPHLFVQVEPTLLPIMRRMLTTDGQEVFEEVLEIVSYMTFFSPTISLDMWSLWPLMIEALADWAIDFFPNILVPLDNYISRGTAHFLNCKEPDYQQSLWNMISSIMTDKNLEDNDIEPAPKLIEVLFQNCRGQVDHWVEPYLRITLDRLRRTEKSRLKCLLVQVIANAVYYNAVLTLSILNKFCVTLEVFNLWFQLLQQVRRSGRRVNFKREHDKKVCCLGLTSLLALPGEQLDGEALGRVFRATLDLLVAYKDQVAEAAKEEEAEDDDGMDGFESDDDDDNADGSDKEMGVDAEEGDEADSIRLQKLAAQAKAFHENDDDDDDDYSDDDFSDDEELQSPIDEVDPFVFFVDTVKVLQASDPMRFQNLTQTLDFHYQALANGVAQHAEQRRAEIGKEKMEKASAATVAS; encoded by the exons ATGGATCTTCCAAGTCTTACTCTTGTTCTTCAAGCTGCTCTTAGTTCCAATCCTGCTGAACGCAAAGCTGCTGAACAAAGTCTTAATCAG TTCCAGTATACGCCTCAGCATCTGGTGAGACTATTGCAGATCATTGTTGATAATAATCGCGATATCGCGGTTCGACAATTTGCTTCTATTCATTTTAAGAACTTCATTGCTAAGAATTGGGCTCCTCATGATCCAA ATGAGCAACAAAAAATTTCTCCAAGTGATAAGGATGTGGTTCGCGATAATATTCTTGTGTATGTGGCTGAAGTTCCTCCTTTGTTGAG GGTGCAATTGGGTGAGTGTCTCAAGACCATTATCAATGCTGACTATCCGGAGCATTGGCTGCGTCTTCTCGACTGGGTAAAGCATAACCTACAAGATCAGCTGGTTTATGGGGCTTTGTTTGTGTTGCGGATTCTTGCTAGGAAATATGA GTTCAAGTCGGAGGAGGAGAGAACTCCTGTTCAACACATTGTTGAAGAAACATTTCCTCATCTTCTCAATATATTTAATAAACTTGTGCAGATTGACAAACCATCAGTGGAAGTAGCAGATCTAATCAAGCTTGTTTGCAAAATTTTCTGGTCATCAATCTAT TTGGAGATTCCAAAGCAGTTACTTGATCCAAATGTGTTCAATGCTTGGATGATGCTTTTCTTAAATGTTCTGGAGAGGCCTGTACCTCAGGAAGGCCAGCCTTTAGATCCTGAGCTCAGGAAATCATGGGGGTGGTGGAAGGTGAAGAAATGGACCGTACATATTTTAAATAGGTTATTCACTCG GTTTGGAGATTTGAAGCTTAGGAATCCAGAAAACAGGGCTTTTGCTCAAATGTTTCAGAAGAATTATGCAGGAAAAGTTTTGGAATTCCACTTAAATTTATTGGGCATTATTCGTGTTGGAGGCTATCTTCCTGACAGAGTTACCAACCTTGTTCTTCAATATCTAAGCAGCAG CATCTCGAAGGATAGCATGTATACTTTGTTGCAGCCACAGCTTGATGTCCTCCTTTTCGAAATAGTTTTCCCTCTCATGTGCTTCAATGACAATGATCAAAAGCTTTGGGAAGAAGATCCACATGAGTATGTAAGGAAGGGCTACG ATATAATTGAAGATTTATATAGTCCAAGGACCGCTTCTATGGATTTTGTCAGTGAGTTAGTAAGAAAACGTGGAAAAGAGAATCTTCAAAAGTTTATTCAATTCATTGTGGAAATTTTCAAGAG ATATGATTCAGCACCAGTAGAAGTTAAACCCTATCGACAGAAAGATGGTGCCCTCCTTGCTGTTGGAGCACTTTGTGATAAACTGAAACAAACTGAGCCCTACAAATCTGAGTTGGAGCATATGTTGATGCAACATGTTTTTCCAGAGTTCCGAAGTCCTGTTGGTCATCTTAGAGCGAAg GCTGCATGGGTAGCAGGACAGTATGCCCATATAAATTTCTCTGACCAGAATAATTTCCGCCAAGCACTGCATACTATTTTTTCCGGGTTGCGTGATGCAGAGCTTCCTGTTCGTGTTGATTCAGTTTTTGCATTAAGATCGTTTGTAGAAGCTTGCAGAG ATTTAAATGAGATTCGTCCTATTCTTCCTCAATTACTTGATG AGATCTTTAAACTTATGAATGAAGTTGAGAATGAGGACCTTGTTTTTACTCTGGAGACTATTGTTGACAAGTTTGGAGAGGAGATGGCGCCTTATGCTCTTGGTTTATGTCAGAATTTG GCAGCTGCATTCTGGAGGTGTATGAACACTGCTGAAGCTGATGATGAAGCTGATGATCCTGGTGCTCTGGCTGCAGTTGGTTGTTTGCGTGCCATAAGCACAATACTTGAATCAGTTAGTAGGCTTCCACACCTTTTTGTTCAGGTGGAGCCAACTTTGCTTCCAATCATGCGAAGAATGTTGACAACTGATGGACAAG AGGTTTTTGAAGAAGTCTTGGAGATTGTTTCATACATGACTTTCTTTTCTCCAACTATTTCATTGGATATGTGGAGCCTTTGGCCTTTGATGATCGAAGCATTAGCTGATTGGGCTATAGACTTCTTTCCAA ATATTTTGGTTCCTTTGGACAACTATATATCCAGGGGAACTGCTCATTTTCTTAATTGCAAGGAACCAGACTACCAGCAAAGTCTTTGGAATATGATTTCTTCT ATCATGACAGATAAAAATTTAGAGGACAACGACATTGAGCCAGCTCCAAAGCTGATAGAAGTATTGTTTCAAAACTGTAGAGGGCAAGTAGATCATTGGGTTGAACCATACCTGAGAATCACACTTGATCGATTGCGTCGAACGGAGAAATCAAGGTTGAAATGTCTTCTTGTACAAGTG ATTGCCAATGCAGTATATTATAATGCGGTTTTGACACTCAGCATATTGAACAAGTTTTGTGTTACATTGGAAGTGTTCAACCTTTGGTTCCAGTTGTTGCAGCAAGTTAGGAGGAGCGGTCGACGGGTTAATTTTAAGCG GGAACATGATAAGAAAGTTTGCTGCCTGGGCCTTACGTCACTGCTTGCACTTCCTGGTGAACAGTTAGATGGGGAGGCTCTTGGACGTGTGTTCAGGGCCACCCTTGATCTCCTTGTTGCATACAAGGATCAAGTTGCAg AAGCTGCAAAGGAGGAAGAGGCTGAAGATGATGATGGTATGGATGGTTTTGAGTCTGATGATGATGACGACAATGCTGATGGTTCTGACAAGGAAATGGGAGTTGATGCAGAGGAGGGTGATGAAGCAGATAGCATCAGGCTTCAAAAATTAGCTGCCCAG GCTAAGGCTTTCCATGAAAATGATGATGATGACGATGATGACTACTCCGATGATGATTTTAGTGATGATGAGGAGCTACAGTCTCCAATTGATGAAGTGGACCCTTTTGTTTTCTTTGTGGATACGGTCAAAG TTTTGCAAGCATCGGATCCTATGAGGTTCCAGAACCTTACACAGACACTGGATTTTCATTATCAAGCTCTTGCGAACGGTGTTGCTCAGCATGCTGAACAGAGGAGAGCAGAGAttggaaaggagaaaatggaGAAGGCATCTGCTGCCACTGTTGCATCATGA